The sequence below is a genomic window from Globicephala melas chromosome 14, mGloMel1.2, whole genome shotgun sequence.
CCCCAGAAATCCCAATTTAATTGGTTTCGAATAGGAGTGcactttggaaatttaaaaaattctaacatGCATTGTGTTTAGAACCATTGCTCTGAATTATTATAACCTTTCATTTCTCCTTATCACTTCCAAACTTTTCTttagttatttataaaatgtccATACTCTTCCTACTGGATTATATGCTCTCTGAGGATGGGATTTGAGCCTAGTCTATTTTTATGTCCTTCATAACTTCTAGCAGATTActgtgcaaaaaaaaacccacacatttacctgtttacagaatgaatgaatggtgtgtGATGCCTTGCAAACCAAAGCATATTAAAGATACCCTGCATAGCCTCAAGTCCTTGCCTCTCTCCTGCTTGATATTCTCTCAACTATACTTTTTGGGAATCTGTTCAGCATAATAAAAACATAAGTGAGTATACTGCTCACAGCATTAAACTTCTAATCATTAGCTCACCATATAACATAACTTGACACAAGATTAttcctggttttaaaaataacatgtaaGAAACAGCATTCTCAGCTACAGAAGTTAGGACCAATAAACTCACATGCTTTTAGGTAGAAATCTAAAATCTAAGGGAGATAATTGGAAAAAGAAAGCCAAGTGCATTCATGACATTGGACTTCTGAGCTATTTATCCTATCTTCATAGGTTCTTTGATATATCGGTGTACCTCTAAATCAGTCTTCCAAAACTCCAGTATGCAATGATAAAAATTCTGTGCTTCAACTGTTGCATAATTGCAGAATCACTTTGACAGAAGTTTGGCAAGAATATAATCTAATCCTTTTGAAAAGTTTGACAAGAATGTCTAATTGATATTGATACTAATGTTTCTAAAGTTCATGCCAGGAAAAGTTAAATGCTATTCAATTGGGATACTATTAAGATTTCTTATGACTCATAATTATAAATCAGCTCTGTTCAAGGATTTTAAATCTTTGAAAGCAAACATTTTTCAATATCTTTGCCAAATTAACCCTCAGATGGGGGCTCCTGAGAATCATATAGTCCCTATCCCCTTTCCTACAGTTTTACCTGttagaaaatgattaaaaactAGCCATTTGGTCTGCTCTTGAGGACCCTAGTTATTCTCtgattattcaaaaatattaatgtaaGGGACAaagaagaggggggaaaaaagagacaaaggccaaaaaaaagtacagaatgaTGTTTAGGAGTGAATGAGGTGGTGAAATGTGACCCAGTTGGAAAAATTCATACTCTTGCCTCTGTTGCCTGCCCTCAcaccacttagaactgcttttattaAAGGTCCAAATAGCTTTGAAAAGCTTTAAATATTTCAAGGTCTTCCTTTATCCTGAATGGACCCGGGTGAAAATCTGTTGGCAAGACTCACCATTCCCCAACTTCGGATGTAATCCTTTGCCATTCTCCCATTtgtcttttccccttccttccctgctaATCAagatccttcttcccttccttccttcctaacaGACTTGCAAAAGCTTAACTTCCTTCAAATCTTCTTAGAAAGGTCTCCCTTTACTGTATCTCCTCACCCCTTTCTATTAGTTGCTAAGAATTCTATATGGTTCTAGTGGAATGTGTATCATATTTATGGTTATAACATCTCTAAGAAACTCTATATAGATGTATTCATATACCCATAGTTAAACGATAGACTTTATGAAAATGAGGACTGAATTTCTTAGTGTACTTTCCCCAACTAAGAATAAGAGCACAAACGTTCAGTTTGTTCCTTATCTCAAATTATATTCACTATTACCAAGGTAAGAGCTAAGAGAGTCCAgacttcttgagggcagggacttcaaCTATTACAGAGTAGACATTTAACACATGTTGACCTGGACCAAATGCCTACTCCCACTGTATAactataaaatgcaaaattacatAGCTCTGAGATATTGAACTGACTCTTCTCACCCTCCCCAACTCCCtgactttgcttttaaaaaacagatggaaTAAGATGtactttctcctttaaaaaactggagaaaacagggtcaattttgttaagaatttttatggAGCAAGGCCTATTATGTGATTAGAATGGGGATGGGGCAGGATCTTCTTGTACTTACATTCAGACAAGTATTTATATTCACTGATATATATTTCTAcatcaatatttatattataaaataaatatttatttagatatttagaCTTCTGATCACCAAATGAGGTACAGGTATTATAATGTTGTATTTAGAgtgttgtttaaaataaaaacttgaaattCTACCAATTTTGTGATACCTTTggtgtttcttcattttataatatactAAAAGCCTCACAAAATGGAAGTAGTCTGGGAGTTCCTAAGTCCTGAGAGGCTGTGCTTCATGGCGCTATTATATACAtctaaaactaaagaaatattaACAATGAAAATGGTATTTTCCGTATTAAGTGATGAAAGTTAAAGGTATATACCGTATTTCACTATTAAGAGATAAACACTTGATCACTGTAAACGtgaataaaatttgcatttttaaatctttcaggGGATTTAGATCtatttcctccagtttccaagcTCTCAGCAATCCTTTTAGTGTGTTTGTATTCACTAAAAAGGGACATTTCTGTGGAATTAATCAAATAGGGAATTCAGTGTTCCCTGCAGATAGTTTTGGCATGTTCCCCTGGGAACTTCTAGTCTGAATTTTCATCTTTCCTGGGAAAAGACACATATATTCTAAATCCTTAGTCTTTTCTTTGTTAGTAAAGATCTGCTATAAACAGAATTAATGATAATGTACATTCAGCAAGACACTGGCTGGAAActtcatcattaaaataaaaggtGGCAAAATATGTGAGAATGCAATTTGAATGTAGTAAATAAAAACTGGCATGAAAAATGTTGTAAAAATCATCCCAATAATCAATAGATTTTCTGAttttgctaaaattaaaaaaacaaatttctggtgtggagaattagaaaatattcatagttcccaatatatttattttccaagaAAATCAGTGGTACTATTTTTGGTGACAATGAAAAACTTGTGTTCAATGCCTAATTAAACCCTTTTGAAATCcacgtgttttgttttttaatttacaaaataactaGAATTCTTATCCTGACCTTGGCTTTATGTTTTTCATTCTATAAAATGCTGCTGTTATTCTTCCTTCTGTGTACATGTTAGTTTAGCCCTAAAACCTGAAGAATCCGATAGCTCTTTTCTACCTCTGATGGTTTTAACTGCATGTCCACATCTGGAAAACTGCTCAGTGGCAGTCCCAAAGACCTAACACTTGGACTGAATCCTCACTGCTGAGGAGTTTTATTTGACCAGCTAAGTGTGGGGCATTTAAGTGGAGATGTCCAGGACGCAAATGAAGAACAGGCTAAAGCTAGAGATTTAAGTCAACAGTATATTTAGGGAGGTTGAAGCCACAGGTAAGGAGGACATCCCAAGGGAGAGTCTATGGTACAGGAAGACCTTAGGACTAATGTGCAGAACCCTCACTAGGTACCCGACAAAGAATTGGGAAATAAAAGGATGGCAGGGAAAATGACAATGTACTTGATCAgtaatttctatttcagttagAGCAAAAATAAGACTCTTGTTATCCCCATGGAACTCCACCTCCAGCACTCTCCAACAAGACAGTAAGTGATGACAGTTAGTGAAAGCTCCATCAAcagttcatatttatttatacccTTGAGGTGAAACCATCCTATTTCAACACATATTACATTCTCATTGAATTCCACATTAGTGAATGAGGAATACAAGATGTTTTTTCCACACTCTGGCTGCTGGTTTAATGCATTTTGCTAGTAAAACACACAGGAACTGCCAAGATGGGAGAGTAGCCTCTTCTAAATCACTCCAAGTGTCACCATGACTACAGCATATTTCCTAAATTGGTGGGTGttcatataagaaaatataaatctattCAAGTGCTTGACTCATGTTGTATTGAGGCTTTATAATTTACCTTATCAAAAAATTTTGcctttatatatgtaaattatttttttattcataggATTAAGCCAAAATGACAACTGCTCAATTTGACTGTCAACACTGCACGGCATCACTTCTTGGGAAGTATGTACTAGAGGATCACAACCCACACCGTGTTACTTGTTATGATCGTACCTCTGCTAACTATTGTGAGGAGTGCAAAGAACCAATCGAATCAGATTCCAAGGTAGGCCTTACCTCAGTTCCCAGAATTATTGCATAAGAACAGCAGACAAGTGCTTTGGAATGCCTGTTTTTCTTGAGTGTTGACTGTTAATACTCTAATGCTCTGCTACTAGATATAAGGATTTTCAAAGCTATCATCAATCAAGTTCCAGGCACTATGCTCAGCACTGTGACATGTAAGATACACTTTAATCCTTACAATGATCTTGGGAGATAGTTCGGGATGCTGAAGATTACAGAAGTtatttgcccaaagttacacagctgaAATGTTATTTCTAGAATGATAAGAGTATAAGTGAATAACTATACAAATAACTGGAGCCGTAAAGATTCAAAAACCTGTATCTTCTCACTTCACATTAGCCTCATCTTCATTAAACCACTGTGCGCTGATacgtctcacacacacacccattcctCCCAGAATGCacgttattattattttttttctccttttttgggggggagccGGGGAGGTCTTTGTTTTAGTTAACTAGTGTTGAGATTTTGTTCAGGTAAATCTCAAACAGCAATAGGATGTTacaacctaaaaataaaaatcattccaTGAAAATCTTTTCTTATAGTTTATAAAAGGAAGGTAGAGGAAATTTGAAGAAACAGGAGAGTacacttattttccatctgtcttTTGTGACCAaccaaggaagccccaggctCTAGTTCTTAATTGCCCCAGAGAGTCTCCTCTCTATGGGTAACAGTATCAATAACAACATGCCCTCAAGCTACCAGCACCACCTACTGGCACCAGAGTCCCAGGAGTGTTTAGTATTGTTTTACAAAATGGCCTGTTTTGTCACAAACATACTTAATTAACTTTTACTTACTGTCTCAAAGGATCTTTGTTACAAAGGTCATCACTGGCATGAAGGATGCTTCACTTACGACAAATGCAATCAGTCTTTGGTGGAAAAGCCTTCTGCTGCCAAGGATGAGTGCCTGCCGTGCTCCAAGTACTATTCTAACGAGTGCTCCTCCCAGTGCTTCCAGTGTAAGAAGACCATCATGCCTGGTAAGATCACAAGGCACTTCTGGTCTATAACTGAACCTGCAATGCTTTGAATTAAACCCAAGCACAGTAAGAGTGTAGTACATTAGTCCCCCCTTATCCACGGTTTCACTTTCCATGGTTAAAACTGCCCAAggctagggctttcctggtggtgcagtggttgagagtccgcctgccgatgcaggggacacggattcgtgccccggtccgggaagatcccacatgccacggagcggctgggcccgtgagccatggccgctgggcctgcgcgtccggagcctgtgccccgcaacgggagaggccacaacagtgagaggcccgcgtaccgcaaacaaacaaacaaaaattacccGAGGCCAAAAATAttaagtctgaaaatattaagtgtAAAATTCCACTAGTAAAAGTTTCTTAAGTTTTAAACTGTGTGCTCTTCTAAGTAGCGTGATGAAATAACCCTCCATCCTGCCCATGACGTGAATCATCTCTTTGTCCAGAGCATCCTGGCCAGTAGTCACTTAATAACCATCTCAGTTATCAGATCAGACTGTTGCTGTActgcagtgcttgtgttcaagaaACCCTTATTTTAGTTAATAATGGCCTcaaagtgcaagagtagtgatgctggccaTTCAGGTATGCCAAAGAAAAGCCATAAAGTTCTTCctttaaatgaaaaggaagttctcaacttaataaggaaagaaattgtatgctgaggttgctaagatctaatGTAAGAACAAATTTTCcatccatgaaattgtgaaggaggaaaaagaaattcgtGCTAGTTTTGCACCTCCAACTGCAAAAGTTACGGCCACAGAGCATGATAGGTGCttggttaagatggaaaaggcagtaaacttgtacaataagatattttgagagagagaccacattcacataacttttattacagtatactgttataactgttctattttattatgttattgtTAATCTCTTGCaatgcctaatttataaataaactttaacATAGCTCTGTATGTAtggggaaaaaacatagtatatatttatatatatatatagggttcGGTATTGTTTGCAGTGTCACACGTCCACTGGGGGTCGTGGGAGGTATCCCTCACAGATAAAGGGGGGGACTATACTATACAAAACCCTGCTTTGCAGAAAGACATCTTTCTGCTATCTCTTTATCTCACTTAGTGTACTTTAGacatgaaaagattattctttctgtCTCCAGTGGGCAAAGTactgtcttttgtgttttttcataAACCTAATTCATAGAAACATTTTGAACCAGAAACTGAGCCATGGAATAAAGATAAAATCTATACCAATAAATTATACTAACAATGCACTAAACACCCTGTCCTAGGCAGAACCAATAGCATCAGAAAACATAATCCATCATAGGACAATGGGACCAATCATCATTTTGTAGCTCAACACAAACTGGTGTGAAGGTCagtcatctttattttctctcaggGAAAACAAGGATCCAAGTAAATTGTTACACCTTTAGGCAAGTACTAATTCTCTGTTTTGATCCTCTTCTCAATCCCTATGGACAGCAGCATACGAAcaattctctctcattttcttattATAGGTTCAAAGATTTTCTAAGAGACCATAACTACACAACATCAATCTCAGGAGTTTGTGCCTTGGGCATTCCTAACATCCCTGTAATGCTTATTATGTCCCAGTTTATCTGAAGCACGTGCAGCCTTTCAGAGTCTACATTTATAGTACTTTCCCATCTCAAAATTGTGAAACAGCACAAGAGTTTCCAGCGAAAGAGTGATTCCCCATCATCGTAGGCTGAACTCTATTTATTGACCTCTTTTTTCAGATAAATGTTTTGGAAACCGGTAAACGCTATTTTTTCTATATGGATGATTGCTTTTTTCAcctttagtatatattttaagtaatttgacATATTACTGCTTAAAAGAACAATTATGCTTGATTTGTACTAACAGGTTCTTACTTTGGGGGTACAGGTTCCcggaaaatgaaatttaagggAAACTACTGGCATGAAACCTGCCTTGTGTGCGAGCATTGCCGACAGCCAATAGGAGCTAAACCTTTGATTTCCACAGAGAGTGGCAATTATTGTGTGCCGTGTTTTGAGATGGAGTTTGCTCACTACTGCAGCTTTTTTAAGGAGGTAAATATCTAAAGAGGATGAAGCTTGTGAAATCTTCCAAACCATCGCTTTGCAGCGGCATTATATGTTTGCAATGAACTGATACTATCACGTTATATCCATCTTTGCACATTCATGTTAATTTTGAATTCCAACATGTTCGAAAGCACTACCTGTCACAGTGAGGAGGCCCATCTATTTTTATCACCATAAAATTCCACCCAGAACATGAATTTAATGTTCCAAAGGCTTAAGTGATTTGATATTCCAGTTCCATTCACAGCTGTTCAGGCAAGATTTCACATGTTCTGGTAGAGGGCCCATGTCTCTCTTTGAAtacaaaatatttcttagaaaatttTTGATCCATTTAATTTCAGAGAGATATGGATTTGTCTCACAGAGTGACTAAGGGAACCAATTTAAACAGGATATTTCACTCCTCACATCATGTCCAAGCAATATAAATGTCTTCTAAGCTTGAAGCTTTTATATTTCTAAAGAGTAgataaaaaacagaactaccatatgacccagcaatcccactaccaggcaggcatataccttgagaaaaccatagttcaaaaagagacatgcaccccaatgttcattgcagcactatttacaatagccatgacatggaaccaacctaagtgtccatcaacagatgaatggataaagatgtggcacatatatacaatggaatattactcagtcataaaaagaaacgaaattgagttatttgtagtgaggtggatggacacagagtctgtcatacagagtgaagtaagtcagaaaaagaaaaacgaatactgtatgctaacacatatatatggaatctaaaaaaaaaatggttctgatgaacctaggggcaggacaggaataaaaacgcagacagagaatggacttgaggacacagggagggggaagggtaagctgggacaaagagatagagtggcatggacatatacacactaccaaatgtaaaatagatagctagtgggaagcagccgcatagcacaggagatcagcttggtgctttgtgaccacctagaggggtgggatagggagggtgggagggaggctcaagagggaggggatatggggatatatgtacacgtatagctgattcactttgttatacagcagaaactaacacaccattgtaaagcaattataccccaataaagatgttagaaaaagaaaaaaagagtggatagataAGAGAGTGACACTCAAGAGACTGACAAGATCTTTAGGGAAATTCAttagacagaaagacagaaagatgaCTTAAGAACTGCAAGTGGTTTCCTTCAcctccagctccagagctccaTGCAGGGCCTTTCAACCTGGACACCCATTCAAAACACATTTTCCAAtaggaaaaaaagtcatttttttttttcaagtaaacatGGTCCAATTCTTTTTGTATCCTCTAAGCTTTTACATGAAAGTCATTCATCTCTATCACCTTGATAAAGTCTGTCTGTATTCCATAAATACATATCGATGTTCTCAAAGAAATTCTTGACCTGTGAGGCATCATAAGTTTCAAATAACCCTATAACTTGTGATGAGAAAGCTTGAATCATGAGAACATATTGGATAAGTCCAGTGGCTTCTAAACATTTTTGATCTACAGGCTACTCTGGCAGGTCTCTTAAGACCATTTGCATACTTGCATCTGAATGGTCATTGCCACTTTCTACAAATGCAtgtacaaacatacacacactcaaCGATTTTCCATATATACTTAAAATACTGGTACTGCATTTGAAGAGGCATCAATCAACCCCTatgttataattattaaattacaCTGTCATGATGGCTGAAAATTACAGTTGAAAGTAACATGCTACAAAACCATCTTACACCCGAAGACTTCCAACAACTTAGAAAATGACTTTACAAGAAACAGTCAGACCCTATGACTCTGTGACAGATGAAGCTCCGAAAAATTATCAGTCAATGACATGCATTTAGAAAGGGATGctggaaataaaatagatttatctCACTGTTTTGCGGGACAACTAAGTTGGCCATTTTTAGGCTACGTTTCTTAAGGACTTAACACTAAAATATTAATGACACTCGTGAGACTCATCTTAAAATCATTTGTTGGGCACACAGTATAAAGTTTCTTTCAATGCCATAAAGAGTCAAGAGAACTTCTCTAGTACATCATCAGAGCTGAGCACTATCTGGGGCCAAAGCCCTGGCGTTTCCCAGGTTAGAGGAGCCTGCCCTATAGTTAGGACATGATTTGAAGTCACCGAAAAATTTATGAAATGATTCTATTGGGTAGTAGACAGATCACAACATgccagattattttctatttaattttttaaaaccacaagtCCTTTAAGTAAAGCTGGATATAAATGTTTCGGATCAAGATGATCCAAGctgaagaaaaacaatttgtttCAACCCAAGCCAAAGACcgaatataaaacaaaagaaaataagcaaaaactaCTTGACCATCAGGCCCATCGAacttttttcatacattttagtttcacaaaataaaatctgttttctaCCAAAAAGCAAGTAACCTCAACCTGTAGTACTCTGAATTCAAACTCCTCAAGTTTCACACAGAGTATTCTGTCATTCACCAGCTTTCATCCACTGGGTGCAAAATCATTATTGCCTCCACTTTGCCAGAGAAGAAACTTGCTCTAAATCCTGGGATCCATCAGTAGCGAAAACCACGCTTGGATATTAGACTTCATCTTAGCCCGTCTGCCTCTTCAAAAGAATATAATCACAAGCAAACAATTTTTAATGTTCCAGAGTTTCTTCTCCCTAATGAAACAATCTTTGGAGGGTACATCAAGTTTTATTTTGCTGTGAATACAGTTTTCAAGTTTTGAATCTTTTAAGCATTGCCTGCTAATCATTTGACCAAACGAATCAAAGGAATCTGGAACTCTGCTGTGCCTTCTGTAAGGCCTTTGAAGTCAGTAGGGGGGgcattttaaattgctttagCTCACACACACCATTATGTttcctatttacttatttagaatagtatactttttctcctttgtgaaaaataactttctatcaagtgtctttaatttttaagacagtcattgtaagattttaaaatatttttagaatcatCTTTTCAAAAGCCTATAGGAGAGACAAGTATCCTATAGGATGGCTATAGGATACTTAGATGTCACAATAGGATGGCTTAGAATAGACTACTTTTTCTATATCTACTTAATTTGTATACAAAGATTACAGGCGGCATCTCAGATATCACATTGCTTCAGTCATTATAAGACATTTCCATGAGCATATACCAGGTTCCCCGGACAACCCAGGACCTCAAGAGCCGTGGATTTGAAAGATGCTATGACTTAAAAATTGCTACACAAGAAAAGTTGTCTaatatttttccatctgctttttaaataaagatatctcagcctttaaaaaagtaaaatccagATTAAACTGGTTTAGAAAATAAATCTTATGGAGGAATAACAAGCATCTCTGCAAAACCCTAGCATATCACACATTAAGGTTCAATGTACAACCAGCACTTATCACTTTGAGCCCTAATGCTGCAAACTCACACAGTTGCCCAGAGCACCCCATCTGTGCTAGATACAATACTGGAGTTGCTTTCCAAACATTTTTCCCCTtagtgtttgttcattcattcaacaaagacttGTCAACTGCTTATCAGTGCAAAGTAATCTAATCTCAGTACTGTGTTCATGGTTAGCACATGGGCTGCAGAATAAGGCTGTGCAGGTTTGAATGCTAGCTCTGTGTGACCCTAGCAAGTGACTTAACTACTCCAACTCTTAGTAGTTGCTCATCTCTAAAGGGAGAGAGATAATAGTCCCTACTGTGTCAGGATGTCGAGAATGTTTAGAAGAAGTTAAGAACAGGGTTGAAGACTGAAAAAACACCTCAGAAATATTATTCATTATTAGCAGATTATGATGTTGATCAATTCCTTTCAGGGTTACTACTGCCGGAATAAAGCattcaggaagaaaaatagctttttttttttttttttccttaggatcTTGAAAAGTTATACATGGACATAACACAGCATATAAAATATCTTAGCTCTAAAAACAGATCTTtgaaaaacaacaagaaagagaaagatgagcaAAGGAATCAAGggcctatttctttttcatcttcctgaGTTCATTATGATCCTGCTTCCTTTCTGTTCCATTGTAGGAGAAAAATTAGGACATTTATCACCAGTCGTATTTAATCCCTGTAGCCTTCTGTTTCTCATATAGATTCAAAAAAATCACAGGGAAAAGACATCCTGACACAATGTGATAGAGTAGCCCAAAGTACCACTTGTGGGCACAGAAGAGAATCACAAAAGGTCTGAATTGTAATAACTTCCACAGTCATTGTCTTTTTTGTGATCATTTGCCAGGCGATTACTTCAGGTGGGATAATGTTTTGTGACCAGCCATGGCATAAAGAGTGTTTTCTGTGCAGTGGCTGTAGGAAAGAGCTCTGTGAAGAAGACTTTATGTCCAGAGATGATTATGCATTCTGCTTGGACTGCTACAATCATCTTTATGCCAAAAAGTGTGCCACCTGCACCAAGCCTATTATTGGTGAGTTATTCAGTTTAATACGGTCCTACCATGAGACAGTTATGGCTCTGTAAATGCTATGTAGTTAATTcaggaaatgcaatttaaaaaagaatgatcttTCCTTTATGTTTCCTTTTGAAATAAACATGGGtacctatatataaatataaatattacgcACAACCCTCAAGGCAAGTATAGAGTGTAATTAAGGTAGCTATGCTCTGTAGAGGGTAATTAATACTAAACCTCATGGTACTGACTCTACATAAAGTAATAATTCAGGGAAGAAGGAGGATAAGATGAGCGGAGAAGACCTTCACAAGGAGGCCTGAACTGAAGCAGAACTTTAAGGAGTTGAGTGGGGGAAGGGATACTTATAAAACAAAATGCTGCTGAATTCCAAACAAGGGTAACAGGGCCTTAAAAcagaaaaagttttaattaaatgcAAGTACTGTGCAAAAATCTGAAGCTATAATAATTAGGA
It includes:
- the FHL5 gene encoding four and a half LIM domains protein 5, giving the protein MTTAQFDCQHCTASLLGKYVLEDHNPHRVTCYDRTSANYCEECKEPIESDSKDLCYKGHHWHEGCFTYDKCNQSLVEKPSAAKDECLPCSKYYSNECSSQCFQCKKTIMPGSRKMKFKGNYWHETCLVCEHCRQPIGAKPLISTESGNYCVPCFEMEFAHYCSFFKEAITSGGIMFCDQPWHKECFLCSGCRKELCEEDFMSRDDYAFCLDCYNHLYAKKCATCTKPIIGLRDTKFICFQDRQWHSECFNCGKCSVSLVGKGFLTHNKEIFCHQCGSGVDTDM